The proteins below are encoded in one region of Bremerella sp. P1:
- a CDS encoding sensor histidine kinase: MVRSRIGTYILLLVVALSFVTLVAMTWAAGQERKSAIRQERIRNLETVVQLMRASVLNQEDPARLDEDQLQRHVRRYSAESGLYLTIISDGGRVLADSLYPPRRMENLRQLSEFRDADSGNFGYSERLLADQDVNMLMVAQRVVYEGNTIAFVRAGTPKTNLDSSSGAIAMVVGFIAIGTIIAGVFLTRMVETRAVDPVIDLTDACDALAENGEMQHLWNSSRDELGQLVRHFQAMALAVTQRETALRDQANRIETVLGSMVEGVLAVNSDRVVLLANQAVRRLLGIRVDRVEGRPLIEVTRIRALDQSVQQAMSTGEACSTEFEVSSPFRRVINIQANCLPGDPCPGVVLVLHDMTELRRLENLRREFVANVSHELKTPLAAIRAYAETLHMGAVNDAENRDYFLGQITDQSDRLHDLIMDMLQLARVEAGQEVFDITDVNVADIAQWSVDSLRDKAAAKDIRLVVETAEDDEVYVRADEEGLRTIVGNLVDNAVKYSGKPGDVLVRWKTEGDQVAISVQDHGIGIPQEAQDRIFERFFRVDKARSREMGGTGLGLSIVKHLAGSFGGSVELVSAPDEGSVFTVRLKRSRVLTN; this comes from the coding sequence ATGGTACGCTCACGCATAGGAACATACATCTTACTTTTGGTGGTCGCGTTAAGCTTCGTGACCCTGGTAGCAATGACATGGGCTGCCGGCCAGGAACGTAAGTCAGCCATTCGTCAGGAAAGAATCCGAAATCTGGAAACGGTCGTCCAGTTGATGCGGGCCAGTGTCCTTAATCAGGAAGACCCCGCGCGGCTCGACGAAGATCAACTCCAGCGCCATGTGAGACGTTACTCCGCCGAGTCTGGTCTGTATCTCACCATCATCAGCGATGGCGGCCGCGTGCTGGCCGATTCGCTGTATCCTCCTCGGCGAATGGAAAACCTGCGACAACTGAGCGAGTTCCGCGACGCCGATTCCGGCAACTTTGGCTACTCCGAAAGACTGCTCGCCGATCAAGACGTCAATATGCTGATGGTCGCGCAGCGGGTTGTTTACGAGGGGAATACGATCGCGTTCGTACGTGCCGGGACTCCGAAAACAAATCTCGACAGCTCGTCCGGAGCAATTGCGATGGTTGTCGGCTTCATTGCGATCGGGACGATCATCGCCGGCGTCTTTCTTACCCGCATGGTCGAAACAAGAGCGGTAGATCCGGTCATCGATCTGACCGATGCCTGCGATGCGTTGGCTGAAAACGGCGAGATGCAGCATCTGTGGAATTCGTCTCGCGATGAGTTGGGGCAATTGGTGCGGCACTTCCAAGCGATGGCACTGGCGGTAACGCAGCGCGAGACAGCCTTGCGTGATCAAGCTAACCGGATTGAAACGGTACTGGGGAGCATGGTCGAAGGGGTTCTCGCGGTGAACTCCGACCGGGTCGTGCTGCTGGCAAACCAGGCCGTGCGGCGGCTGCTGGGGATTCGAGTCGACCGGGTCGAAGGTCGACCGTTGATCGAAGTCACGCGGATCCGTGCCCTCGATCAATCGGTGCAGCAAGCGATGTCCACCGGCGAGGCATGTTCGACCGAGTTTGAGGTTTCGTCGCCGTTTCGCCGGGTCATCAATATTCAAGCCAACTGCTTGCCGGGCGATCCCTGTCCCGGTGTGGTGTTGGTGCTGCACGATATGACCGAACTCCGCCGGCTGGAAAATCTGCGGCGCGAGTTTGTCGCCAACGTTTCGCATGAACTCAAAACACCCTTGGCCGCGATTCGTGCGTACGCCGAAACACTGCACATGGGAGCGGTGAACGATGCTGAGAACCGCGACTATTTCCTGGGGCAGATCACCGATCAAAGCGATCGTCTGCACGACCTGATCATGGACATGCTGCAGCTTGCCCGTGTGGAAGCAGGGCAGGAGGTCTTCGATATCACCGACGTGAACGTCGCGGACATCGCCCAGTGGAGCGTCGATTCCTTGCGCGACAAGGCAGCCGCCAAAGACATTCGTCTCGTCGTCGAAACGGCCGAGGATGACGAGGTGTACGTGCGAGCCGACGAGGAAGGGCTGCGAACGATCGTCGGCAACCTGGTCGATAATGCCGTGAAATACTCAGGCAAGCCGGGCGACGTGTTGGTCCGCTGGAAGACCGAAGGGGACCAGGTCGCCATCTCGGTGCAGGATCACGGCATCGGGATTCCCCAGGAAGCCCAGGATCGGATCTTCGAGCGGTTCTTCCGCGTCGATAAGGCACGCTCCCGAGAAATGGGCGGTACCGGGCTTGGGCTTTCGATCGTGAAGCACTTGGCTGGTTCTTTTGGGGGTAGCGTCGAGCTTGTAAGCGCCCCTGATGAGGGGTCCGTGTTTACGGTTCGCCTAAAAAGAAGCCGTGTTCTTACAAATTAA
- the phoU gene encoding phosphate signaling complex protein PhoU — MPLHLQRDLDHLHHEVLSLSGVVEEMLEKATRALFERNAHIANEVIDIDIIVDEREVQIEEECLKALALHQPVAVDLRRIATVLKVNNDLERMADLTVNLAERAKSVIEFPTFTIPPRLARMVEMTKGMVSDVLDSFVNMDSAAAARVGAMDTQVDRMNCEIIEELQKVMRERPDQVVPALHCFSASRHIERISDHAVNISDDVIYMVEGEIVRHRFSGDSEGNSLTRE, encoded by the coding sequence ATGCCTCTCCATCTTCAACGCGATCTGGATCACCTCCATCACGAGGTGCTGTCGCTATCGGGAGTCGTCGAGGAAATGCTCGAGAAAGCCACTCGGGCACTCTTTGAACGCAACGCGCACATCGCCAACGAAGTCATCGATATCGACATCATCGTCGACGAACGCGAGGTGCAGATCGAAGAAGAGTGCCTCAAAGCCTTGGCATTGCATCAACCGGTCGCCGTCGATCTGCGACGCATCGCGACGGTTCTCAAAGTGAACAACGACTTGGAACGGATGGCGGATCTCACGGTGAACTTGGCCGAGCGAGCCAAGAGCGTGATTGAATTCCCCACGTTCACCATTCCGCCGCGTCTGGCCCGCATGGTCGAGATGACCAAGGGAATGGTTTCGGACGTGCTCGATTCCTTCGTCAACATGGACAGCGCTGCCGCGGCTCGTGTTGGTGCGATGGATACCCAGGTCGATCGGATGAACTGCGAGATTATCGAAGAGCTGCAAAAGGTTATGCGTGAACGACCTGACCAGGTGGTTCCGGCTCTGCATTGCTTTTCGGCGAGTCGACACATCGAACGAATTTCGGATCACGCCGTCAATATTTCCGACGACGTGATCTACATGGTAGAGGGAGAGATCGTACGGCACCGCTTTTCCGGTGATTCCGAAGGAAACTCTCTGACACGTGAATAA
- a CDS encoding biotin--[acetyl-CoA-carboxylase] ligase, whose amino-acid sequence MNDWFPELAQHEIERQAGFALVDVFDELSSTSDHALANLTEYSQRLPALVVARKQTKGRGRGSRSWFAGEGALTFTAMLGRKDIPIEPHNWPRCSLIAGVAMCQTLEALSGSDAFQLKWPNDVYLSGRKVCGILVEKRDAAEPVLCVGIGVNVNNSLEHAPADVQQKAIALTDVTTQQHFLPEILLGFLARFRELCRQNVDSLADLLPYWRNHCLLTGRPVETSQADQVIAGQCCGIDETGALLVQTSAGQKQIVSGEIIRW is encoded by the coding sequence ATGAACGATTGGTTTCCCGAACTTGCCCAGCACGAGATCGAGCGTCAAGCTGGGTTTGCCCTAGTCGATGTCTTCGACGAGTTGTCATCGACCAGCGATCATGCGCTGGCCAATCTGACGGAGTATAGCCAGCGTCTGCCGGCGCTGGTCGTGGCTCGTAAGCAGACCAAAGGGCGGGGCAGGGGATCGCGCAGCTGGTTTGCCGGCGAAGGGGCACTGACGTTCACGGCGATGCTGGGCAGAAAAGATATCCCCATCGAGCCCCACAACTGGCCGCGGTGTTCGCTCATTGCTGGGGTTGCCATGTGCCAGACGCTGGAGGCGCTTAGCGGCTCGGACGCCTTCCAGCTGAAGTGGCCCAACGATGTTTACCTCTCGGGTCGAAAGGTATGCGGCATCCTGGTCGAGAAACGCGATGCTGCCGAGCCTGTCCTGTGCGTGGGGATTGGTGTGAACGTGAATAACTCTTTGGAGCATGCTCCGGCGGACGTTCAGCAGAAAGCGATCGCGCTGACCGATGTCACAACGCAGCAGCATTTTCTGCCGGAGATCTTGCTGGGGTTCTTGGCCCGCTTTCGAGAGCTGTGCAGGCAGAATGTCGATTCGCTGGCCGACCTGCTTCCTTACTGGCGGAACCATTGTCTGCTGACGGGGCGTCCTGTGGAAACGAGCCAGGCCGATCAGGTCATCGCGGGCCAGTGCTGCGGCATCGACGAAACGGGTGCACTGCTGGTGCAGACTTCCGCCGGGCAAAAGCAAATTGTCTCAGGCGAGATCATCCGCTGGTGA
- a CDS encoding alpha/beta hydrolase family protein, giving the protein MGRMPDERLEKAFEQLKTISEEDHAKVKGLAEIVRPLRSFIHKTPDDYGMTGWSDVIIPSEDGTPLEGWYIPAKGGESNKLVIFNHALPMCRSGFPGHFGPPWSNFDAVEIDFVIQYKHLTDAGYNVLTYDIRNHGNSSAANGGLSGIGCWEWRDCVGVKRYVDAHPSLSKMTVGLYSQCMGGNSQYHAIHRHPELFANVKCMVSPMVVSMTAIYDAFSDLQGIRQYQELIDLELLKMGAFVAADMTPHHWAASVTMPVLMVQVLEDEWTRNPEDAQKTFDLLGSQEKELFWIENTKKRFKDGYNYFGRHPEKVLGFLEKHMTS; this is encoded by the coding sequence ATGGGACGCATGCCAGACGAACGGTTGGAAAAGGCGTTTGAGCAACTCAAGACCATTTCAGAAGAAGATCATGCCAAGGTCAAAGGATTGGCAGAGATCGTGAGGCCGCTGCGCAGCTTTATCCACAAGACGCCTGACGATTATGGCATGACTGGCTGGTCGGATGTCATCATTCCTTCTGAGGACGGCACTCCGCTGGAAGGTTGGTACATTCCCGCGAAGGGAGGCGAGAGCAATAAGTTGGTCATCTTCAATCACGCACTACCCATGTGCCGGTCCGGGTTTCCTGGGCACTTCGGACCACCATGGAGCAACTTCGATGCGGTCGAGATCGACTTTGTGATTCAGTACAAGCATCTGACCGATGCGGGCTACAACGTGCTGACCTATGACATCCGTAACCATGGCAACAGTAGTGCCGCCAACGGCGGACTGAGTGGTATCGGCTGCTGGGAATGGCGAGACTGTGTAGGCGTGAAACGCTACGTTGATGCACACCCGAGCTTGTCGAAAATGACCGTCGGACTCTACAGCCAATGCATGGGTGGCAATTCGCAGTACCACGCGATCCATCGGCACCCAGAGCTATTTGCGAACGTGAAGTGCATGGTCAGCCCCATGGTCGTCTCAATGACCGCGATCTACGACGCCTTCTCCGATTTGCAGGGCATCCGGCAATACCAGGAACTGATCGACCTGGAACTGTTAAAAATGGGAGCGTTCGTCGCGGCGGATATGACTCCGCATCACTGGGCGGCCAGCGTCACCATGCCGGTGCTGATGGTCCAGGTCCTGGAGGACGAATGGACTCGCAATCCGGAAGACGCGCAAAAGACATTCGATCTCCTGGGCAGCCAAGAGAAAGAACTGTTCTGGATCGAGAATACCAAGAAACGCTTCAAGGATGGATATAACTACTTTGGTCGCCACCCTGAAAAAGTTCTGGGCTTCTTAGAGAAGCACATGACGTCATAA
- a CDS encoding pyruvate carboxylase, whose product MKKITKLLAANRSEIAIRIFRSAHELGIRTVGMYSYEDRFALHRFKADEAYLIGQEGEPVRAYLDIPGVIRLCKTHDIDAIHPGYGFMSENPDLADACEKNGIVFVGPSKHCLEMLGDKTAARNVAKQAGVPILGGSDAAIEDVAAGRELAEKMGFPIILKAAKGGGGRGMRVVKSAEEFEASFKEAQRESLNAFGSPDIFIEKFIQQARHIEVQLLGDKQGNLVHLYERDCSVQRRHQKVVEIAPAPKLDPKTRQGLCDAAVAIGKAVGYYAAGTVEFLVDAQTGEFYFIEVNPRIQVEHTVTEEITGVDLVKSQILVAQGEPLDHPEIGIPTQESIVPFGFALQCRVTTEDASNKFMPDYGRVTHYRSGAGMGVRLDAGSAFSGAVVHPYYDSLLVKVTARGRRFVDAARRMERVLAEFRVRGVKTNIPFLSRLMKHPTFVEGLCTTRFIDETPELMQFTPRKDRATKLLRFLGDIAVNGNPLVKDRAVSKRRDPAPTPAIDVDAPLPKGSRDRFKELGSEKFAQWVRDQDQLLFTDTTFRDAHQSLLATRVRTNDLLNISPAYAHNCADLFSIEMWGGATFDTTMRFLKESPWQRLADMREHIPNVLFQMLLRASNAVGYTNYPDNVVTAFVQEAAQAGLDVFRVFDALNWVPNMKVAMDAVIESGAICEASICYTGDISNPKRDKYTLQYYVDLAKQLESMGAHFLAIKDMAGLCKPTAARKLIKTLREEIGLPIHFHTHDTAGIQAASILEGAQVGLDIADAAMAPLSGGTSQPNLNTVVEMLRGTPQESKLGTKQIDEIAEYWRSVREFYTPFESTVLPATADLYRHEMPGGQYTNLFQQAHALGLSDQWAEICEIYAQVNEMLGDIVKVTPTSKAVGDMALFMVANELTPADVLNPERELAFPASVKDLLGGRMGQPPGGFPEGLQKRVMRDEAILTTRPGESFEPADFDDASDKVEKILGRKPKRNEVVSYLLYPKVYEDFAKHFVEYGDISNLPTPVFFYGQEPGEELVIDIETGKTLIVKFLTVSDPHPDGTRVVFFELNGQPREVSILDHSLESDVPKSQKADSADPKQIGSSMPGMVVTIAVEPGEKVAKGQKLLSLEAMKMETTVYAEVAGKVEEVLVKPGSQVETGDLMIRLS is encoded by the coding sequence ATGAAAAAAATCACCAAGCTTCTGGCAGCCAATCGCAGCGAAATCGCCATCCGTATCTTCCGTAGTGCCCATGAACTGGGGATTCGGACGGTCGGTATGTATTCCTATGAAGATCGTTTCGCTCTGCATCGTTTTAAAGCGGACGAAGCTTATCTGATTGGTCAGGAAGGCGAGCCTGTTCGGGCTTATCTCGATATTCCCGGCGTGATTCGTCTGTGCAAGACGCACGACATCGATGCTATCCATCCGGGTTACGGCTTCATGTCCGAGAACCCCGACCTGGCCGATGCCTGCGAGAAGAACGGCATTGTCTTTGTCGGTCCTTCGAAACATTGCCTGGAGATGCTCGGTGATAAGACGGCTGCTCGCAACGTGGCCAAGCAGGCCGGTGTGCCGATTCTCGGTGGTAGTGACGCGGCGATTGAAGATGTTGCTGCCGGTCGCGAACTGGCCGAGAAGATGGGCTTCCCCATTATCCTGAAAGCCGCCAAAGGGGGCGGTGGACGCGGGATGCGTGTCGTCAAATCGGCCGAAGAGTTCGAGGCCTCGTTCAAGGAAGCCCAGCGCGAGTCCCTCAACGCGTTCGGCAGCCCCGATATCTTCATCGAAAAGTTCATCCAGCAGGCACGCCACATCGAAGTGCAGCTGCTGGGCGACAAGCAAGGCAACCTGGTCCACCTCTACGAACGCGACTGTAGCGTGCAGCGACGCCATCAGAAGGTGGTCGAAATCGCCCCCGCTCCGAAGCTCGATCCCAAAACGCGGCAAGGCCTGTGCGATGCGGCCGTCGCCATTGGTAAGGCCGTCGGTTACTACGCCGCCGGCACGGTCGAGTTCCTCGTCGATGCTCAGACGGGTGAGTTTTACTTTATTGAAGTGAACCCGCGTATTCAGGTCGAGCATACCGTCACCGAAGAAATCACTGGCGTCGACCTGGTGAAGTCGCAGATCCTCGTCGCCCAAGGTGAACCGCTCGATCATCCTGAGATCGGCATTCCCACGCAAGAATCGATCGTGCCGTTTGGCTTTGCCTTGCAGTGCCGCGTGACGACCGAAGACGCCTCGAACAAGTTCATGCCAGACTATGGCCGTGTCACGCATTACCGCAGCGGTGCGGGGATGGGCGTGCGATTGGATGCCGGTAGTGCTTTCAGCGGTGCCGTGGTGCATCCTTATTACGATTCGCTGCTGGTGAAGGTCACCGCGCGGGGTCGCCGCTTCGTCGATGCTGCCCGCCGCATGGAACGCGTCCTGGCCGAGTTCCGCGTGCGAGGGGTGAAGACTAACATCCCGTTCCTCAGCCGGTTGATGAAGCATCCCACCTTTGTCGAGGGCCTGTGCACCACGCGTTTCATCGACGAAACACCGGAACTGATGCAGTTCACCCCGCGTAAAGATCGCGCGACGAAGCTGCTTAGGTTCCTTGGCGATATTGCCGTTAATGGGAATCCGCTGGTTAAGGATCGTGCGGTATCCAAGAGACGCGACCCGGCACCGACGCCTGCGATCGATGTCGACGCACCACTGCCCAAGGGTTCACGTGATCGCTTCAAGGAATTGGGAAGCGAGAAGTTCGCTCAGTGGGTTCGCGACCAGGACCAGCTGTTGTTCACCGATACCACGTTCCGCGATGCCCACCAAAGCTTGCTCGCGACGCGGGTGCGTACCAATGACCTGCTGAACATCTCGCCGGCGTATGCTCACAATTGTGCCGACCTGTTTTCGATCGAGATGTGGGGCGGGGCGACCTTCGATACCACGATGCGATTCTTGAAGGAATCGCCGTGGCAGCGACTGGCCGACATGCGGGAACACATCCCCAATGTCTTGTTCCAGATGCTACTGCGGGCGTCCAACGCGGTCGGTTATACGAACTACCCCGACAACGTCGTGACGGCATTCGTTCAGGAAGCCGCTCAGGCAGGGCTGGACGTGTTCCGCGTGTTCGACGCACTCAACTGGGTGCCGAACATGAAGGTCGCGATGGATGCCGTCATTGAGTCGGGCGCCATCTGCGAAGCTTCGATCTGCTACACCGGCGACATCAGCAATCCGAAACGTGATAAGTACACGTTGCAGTATTACGTCGATCTGGCCAAGCAGTTGGAATCGATGGGGGCTCACTTCCTGGCCATCAAAGACATGGCCGGGCTCTGCAAGCCGACGGCTGCTCGCAAGCTGATCAAGACGCTCCGCGAAGAGATTGGCCTGCCGATCCACTTCCACACGCACGATACCGCTGGCATTCAGGCCGCTTCGATCCTGGAAGGAGCCCAAGTCGGGCTCGACATCGCCGACGCCGCGATGGCACCACTTTCTGGTGGCACTTCGCAGCCGAACCTGAATACAGTTGTCGAGATGCTGCGTGGCACCCCACAGGAAAGCAAGCTGGGCACCAAGCAGATCGACGAAATCGCCGAGTACTGGCGATCGGTTCGCGAGTTCTACACGCCGTTTGAAAGCACGGTGCTGCCAGCGACAGCCGACCTGTATCGCCACGAAATGCCTGGCGGTCAGTACACGAACTTGTTCCAGCAAGCCCACGCGTTGGGGCTTTCCGATCAGTGGGCCGAGATCTGCGAGATCTACGCCCAGGTGAACGAAATGCTGGGTGATATCGTCAAGGTGACTCCGACGTCGAAGGCAGTCGGTGACATGGCCTTGTTCATGGTCGCGAACGAACTGACGCCAGCAGACGTGCTGAATCCCGAACGGGAACTGGCCTTCCCGGCCTCGGTCAAAGACCTATTGGGTGGTCGCATGGGACAGCCGCCCGGCGGTTTCCCCGAAGGCCTGCAGAAACGCGTGATGCGCGACGAAGCGATCCTGACCACGCGCCCCGGCGAAAGCTTCGAGCCAGCCGACTTCGACGACGCTTCGGACAAGGTCGAGAAGATCCTCGGCCGCAAGCCAAAGCGAAACGAAGTTGTTTCTTACTTGCTGTACCCGAAGGTCTACGAAGACTTCGCCAAGCACTTTGTCGAATACGGCGACATCAGCAACCTGCCCACGCCGGTCTTCTTCTACGGCCAAGAGCCTGGAGAAGAGTTGGTGATCGATATCGAAACGGGCAAGACGCTGATCGTGAAGTTCCTGACGGTGAGCGATCCGCACCCCGATGGAACGCGGGTGGTCTTCTTCGAACTGAACGGCCAACCGCGGGAAGTCAGCATCCTCGATCACTCGCTCGAATCGGACGTTCCTAAAAGTCAAAAGGCTGATTCGGCCGATCCGAAGCAGATCGGTTCGTCGATGCCTGGCATGGTCGTTACCATTGCGGTCGAGCCCGGCGAGAAGGTGGCCAAGGGGCAAAAACTGCTCTCGCTGGAAGCGATGAAGATGGAAACCACCGTCTATGCCGAAGTGGCTGGGAAGGTCGAAGAAGTGCTCGTCAAACCGGGCAGCCAGGTCGAGACCGGCGATCTTATGATTCGACTGTCATAG
- a CDS encoding TrmH family RNA methyltransferase produces MTPNIIHISSPDDPQLVRYQREFERKSHMRDGYFVAESQFLVQRLLDSPFHVDSILVDGESKIPQLPPHRVGQFPIYVLTRSDIKELAGYNFHRGIMACGQRPERSNIDSIFPGEVPATSTILAASKIGDFENMGAIIRAACAFGADAILLDDGCADPFAKRSLRVSTGHAFKIPIVESEDFTADLKKLVGLGFENFATVLSDTATPLSEVRRAPRSVLLVGNEGYGLEEETLAHCTHEITIPMQRGSDSLNVAMATGIFLYHFCHMQTTSPADDLA; encoded by the coding sequence ATGACGCCCAACATCATTCATATCAGTTCGCCTGACGATCCGCAGCTCGTGCGTTACCAACGCGAGTTCGAGCGGAAAAGTCACATGCGAGACGGCTACTTCGTCGCCGAAAGCCAGTTTCTCGTACAGCGGCTGCTCGACAGTCCCTTTCATGTCGATTCGATTCTGGTCGATGGTGAATCCAAGATCCCCCAGTTGCCTCCGCACCGGGTCGGTCAGTTCCCGATCTACGTGCTGACGCGTAGCGATATCAAGGAGTTGGCCGGGTACAATTTTCACCGCGGGATCATGGCCTGCGGGCAGCGTCCCGAACGGAGCAATATCGATTCCATCTTCCCCGGTGAAGTGCCAGCCACGTCAACCATTCTCGCCGCCTCGAAGATCGGAGACTTCGAGAACATGGGGGCGATCATCCGTGCGGCCTGTGCGTTTGGGGCGGATGCCATCTTACTCGACGACGGCTGTGCCGACCCATTCGCCAAGCGTTCGCTGCGTGTTTCCACTGGACACGCATTCAAGATCCCGATCGTCGAAAGCGAAGATTTCACGGCCGATCTGAAGAAGCTCGTCGGACTGGGTTTCGAGAACTTCGCGACCGTGCTTTCCGATACCGCGACCCCGCTCTCCGAAGTCCGCCGCGCGCCTCGCAGCGTGCTATTGGTGGGCAACGAAGGATATGGCCTGGAAGAAGAGACGCTTGCCCACTGCACGCACGAAATCACGATCCCGATGCAGCGCGGCAGCGACTCACTGAACGTGGCGATGGCGACCGGTATCTTCCTTTACCACTTCTGCCACATGCAGACCACGTCACCAGCGGATGATCTCGCCTGA
- a CDS encoding response regulator, with amino-acid sequence MARMKILIVEDDRALADVLAYNVRQAGYEVLSAYDGQDGLTQAQVKTPDMVILDLMLPVVDGLEVCRRLRADPATKDIMVLMLTAKAEESDQLIGFSLGADDYVTKPFSVKVLLERIKALERRRRGTEATTTDVVASQGVTIDRRRHRATVHGKPLQLTRSEFRLLETLTRQPGRVFDRSELIDAALGEDTVVMERTIDVHVRALRRKMAEFADLIETVRGVGYRFRDPGAGPSSDADTDEEFAEQASSSRA; translated from the coding sequence ATGGCCCGAATGAAGATTCTGATTGTCGAAGACGATCGAGCTTTGGCTGACGTGTTGGCTTACAACGTTCGTCAGGCCGGCTACGAGGTGCTCTCCGCCTACGATGGTCAGGATGGTTTGACCCAGGCGCAAGTGAAGACGCCGGACATGGTAATTCTGGACCTGATGCTGCCGGTCGTCGATGGCTTGGAAGTGTGCCGCCGGCTGCGAGCAGACCCAGCGACCAAAGACATCATGGTCCTGATGCTGACTGCCAAAGCCGAAGAGTCGGATCAGCTGATCGGGTTCTCGCTCGGGGCAGACGACTACGTCACCAAGCCGTTCAGCGTGAAGGTCTTGCTGGAACGCATCAAGGCTCTCGAACGTCGTCGCCGCGGTACCGAAGCCACCACGACCGACGTAGTGGCCAGCCAAGGCGTGACGATCGACCGTCGCCGTCACCGTGCCACCGTGCATGGCAAGCCGCTGCAACTGACCCGCAGTGAATTTCGCTTGCTGGAAACGCTCACGCGTCAGCCTGGCCGTGTGTTTGACCGCTCGGAACTGATCGACGCCGCTTTGGGTGAAGACACCGTCGTGATGGAACGAACGATCGACGTCCACGTGCGAGCCCTTCGTCGTAAGATGGCCGAGTTTGCCGACCTGATCGAAACGGTCCGCGGCGTCGGCTACCGCTTCCGCGATCCAGGTGCCGGCCCCAGCAGCGATGCTGACACCGACGAAGAATTCGCCGAGCAAGCCAGCAGCTCGCGAGCCTAG